A region from the Alnus glutinosa chromosome 5, dhAlnGlut1.1, whole genome shotgun sequence genome encodes:
- the LOC133867923 gene encoding cysteine-rich receptor-like protein kinase 44, producing the protein MAMVFSRLLLFLSAIFILAAQAVAQPAAFLYQYCFNDNGNYTANSTYETNLNHLLSSLSSNTEIDYGFYNSSYGQNSDQVYATGLCRGDVSPDDCRDCLNNATSLITQICPNQKEAIGGYDKCMLRYSNTSILGVMETRPAFYMWNSNNVSANYVDQFNNNLSALLQSLRNQAVAGGSLRKFAVGNATAPNFQTLYALVQCTPDLSELDCNNCLLGAFQDIPNCCNGKVGGRVIEPSCNIRFEIYQFYDSTAAPSPVSPPPPVSPPPPLTNTDTTKGSGSNTSRTVIIIVVSTAAFVVLVISFCIFFRVRRKPREKLETVDEIKSVESLQFDFGTIRVATDNFSEENKLGQGGFGAVYKGRLSDGQVIAVKRLSINSGQGDLEFKNEVLLVAKLQHRNLVRLLGFCLEGSERLLIYEFVPNTSLDHFIFDPIKRLHLDWERRYNIIGGIARGILYLHEDSRLRIIHRDLKASNILLDAKLNSKISDFGMARLFLLDQTQGNTSRIVGTYGYMAPEYAMHGQFSVKSDVFSFGVLVLEIVSGEKNNCFRNGENVEDLLSYAWKNWREGTTSNIVDQTMRLGSTTEIMRCIHIGLLCVQENVADRPTMASVVLMLNSYSITLPVPSQPAFFMYSSSIDSETTSRWEQNTQVTESNKKSKSNSIQASINEASITELYPR; encoded by the exons ATGGCCATGGTTTTCTCAAGATTACTTCTGTTCCTCTCTGCCATTTTCATACTCGCTGCTCAAGCAGTCGCGCAGCCAGCTGCCTTCCTTTACCAGTACTGTTTCAACGACAACGGCAACTACACCGCCAACAGTACCTATGAGACAAACCTCAATCACCTCCTCTCCTCCCTCTCCTCCAACACAGAAATTGACTACGGCTTCTACAATTCCTCTTATGGCCAAAACTCTGACCAAGTATATGCAACTGGACTTTGTAGAGGAGATGTTAGCCCAGATGATTGCCGCGATTGTCTCAATAATGCTACGTCTCTTATCACGCAGATTTGTCCCAATCAAAAGGAGGCAATTGGAGGGTACGACAAATGTATGTTACGATACTCAAATACCTCCATTTTGGGTGTCATGGAAACTCGTCCTGCTTTCTACATGTGGAACTCGAACAACGTATCTGCCAATTACGTGGATCAGTTCAACAATAATCTTAGTGCCTTGTTGCAAAGCCTAAGAAATCAAGCAGTAGCAGGTGGTTCTCTACGTAAGTTTGCAGTAGGAAATGCTACGGCACCGAACTTTCAAACATTATATGCACTTGTACAGTGTACACCTGATTTGTCTGAGCTAGATTGCAACAATTGCCTACTTGGGGCTTTTCAAGATATTCCAAACTGTTGCAATGGGAAGGTAGGTGGGCGAGTCATTGAACCCAGTTGTAATATCAGGTTTGAGATCTACCAGTTCTACGACTCGACAGCGGCTCCGTCACCAGTATCTCCTCCGCCACCAGTATCTCCTCCTCCACCATTAACCAACACTGATACAACAAAAG GGAGCGGGAGCAACACATCTAGGACTGTCATCATTATAGTTGTGTCGACTGCTGCTTTTGTGGTACTAGTCATCTCCTTCTGCATATTTTTCAGAGTAAGGAGGAAGCCAAGAGAAAAACTTGAAA CTGTTGATGAAATTAAAAGCGTGGAATCCTTGCAATTTGACTTTGGCACTATTAGAGTTGCGACAGATAACTTCTCTGAAGAAAATAAGCTCGGCCAAGGTGGATTTGGTGCTGTTTACAAG GGTAGGCTCTCTGATGGACAAGTTATAGCTGTAAAGAGACTATCAATAAATTCTGGACAAGGAGatttagaatttaaaaatgaggtcTTATTGgtggctaaacttcaacatcGTAATCTAGTTAGGCTCCTTGGCTTTTGCTTGGAAGGAAGTGAAAGACTATTAATATATGAGTTTGTGCCGAATACGAGCCTTGATCACTTCATTTTCG ATCCAATTAAGCGTTTACATTTGGATTGGGAAAGGCGCTACAACATTATAGGAGGCATTGCTAGAGGGATTCTTtatcttcatgaagattctCGACTTCGTATTATTCATCGTGATCTTAAAGCTAGCAACATTCTTTTAGATGCGAAATTGAACTCGAAAATctcagattttggcatggcaaGACTATTTTTATTGGATCAAACTCAAGGGAATACAAGTAGAATTGTTGGAACCTA TGGATATATGGCTCCAGAGTATGCAATGCATGGACAATTCTCTGTAAAGTCTGATGTCTTTAGCTTTGGTGTATTAGTATTGGAAATAGTGAGTGGAGAGAAAAACAATTGCTTCCGAAATGGAGAGAATGTGGAGGATCTTCTAAGCTAC GCGTGGAAAAACTGGAGAGAAGGAACTACTTCAAATATTGTAGATCAAACAATGAGGCTTGGCTCGACAACTGAAATTATGAGATGCATCCACATTGGGTTACTATGTGTTCAAGAAAATGTAGCTGACAGACCAACCATGGCTTCTGTGGTTCTCATGCTTAATAGCTACTCTATCACTCTTCCAGTACCCTCACAACCTGCATTTTTTATGTATAGTAGTAGCATTGACTCAGAGACAACATCCCGATGGGAGCAAAACACACAAGTTACAgagtcaaataaaaaatcaaaaagcaaCTCCATCCAAGCCTCAATAAACGAGGCTTCAATTACTGAGCTCTACCCACGCTAG
- the LOC133868841 gene encoding cysteine-rich repeat secretory protein 1-like has translation MSSINSEPTYNYHYCLDQSNETPNTSFQSNLTVLLGSLSSKASQSYSFYNDTSNGIYGLFLCRGDVNSSTCQSCVSYASQDITSRCPSNRTATIWFDECMLRYSNSNFFGVEATSPGLLAWNIIGNTTSPDAANFGAQALMNGLIEEALRTDMLFKAVLPTEARVAHFGPKLQYEV, from the exons ATGAGCTCCATTAATTCCGAGCCAACCTACAATTACCACTATTGTCTAGACCAATCTAACGAAACCCCCAACACTTCTTTCCAATCAAACCTCACAGTCCTGTTGGGTTCTTTATCCTCTAAAGCTTCCCAAAGCTACAGCTTCTACAACGATACCTCTAATGGCATCTACGGCCTCTTCCTCTGCCGAGGTGATGTTAACAGCAGTACCTGCCAAAGCTGTGTCAGCTATGCGAGTCAAGATATCACAAGTCGGTGTCCATCTAATAGAACTGCTACCATATGGTTCGATGAATGCATGTTAAGGTACTCCAATAGTAATTTCTTTGGAGTGGAAGCGACATCGCCAGGGCTGCTTGCGTGGAATATTATCGGGAATACCACTTCACCTGATGCAGCTAATTTTGGAGCACAAGCTCTAATGAACGGACTAATAGAAGAAGCTTTAAGAACAGATATGTTGTTCAAGGCAG TGTTGCCAACTGAAGCAAGGGTGGCGCATTTTGGCCCTAAGTTGCAATATGAGGTATGA
- the LOC133867908 gene encoding cysteine-rich receptor-like protein kinase 25 isoform X2, translated as MFLFQKAFLFLLFVGCVLIGSINSQPTYNYKFCEDPSNQTLVTSFQSSLTALLDSLSTKASENNSFYNDTSNGIYGLFLCRGDVNTSTCQSCVSSAGQQIRSLCLSNRTAIIWFDECMLRYSDTNFFGVQQMLPGVFMWNVGNRTSPDEPNFGGLSLMYGLIEEAGIDHMLFKAGIRTAGNGSQNGYGLVQCTRDIDPASCKDCLSQLMTDANGCCEKKKGWRVLAPSCNIRYENYSFFQQVPPTPSPLQPVPEAPQPLPDNGGGGGKNTTKIVVITVTSIAVVAALLGFWYYSSFCRRKRNEEEEIMLGNGEALPSIYFMGGSIHARDQDNSTGEMHYFDLSTMQAATNNFSDANKLGEGGFGPVYKGKLINGNEIAVKRLSMKSKQGLEEFKNEVLLIVKLQHKHLVRLLGCCLEGGEKLLVYEYMANTSLDAFLFDPKKSASLDWTKRKNILNGIARGLLYLHEDSRLKIIHRDMKASNVLLDDEMNPKISDFGTARIFDGDQVEANTNRVVGTYGYMAPEYAMEGLFSVKSDVYSFGVLMLEIISGKKNMGFYHPEHAKSLLPHAWRVWNEGRSQ; from the exons atgtttttgttCCAAAAagcctttctttttctattatttgtaGGCTGTGTGCTTATTGGCTCCATTAATTCCCAGCCAACTTATAATTACAAGTTTTGTGAAGATCCATCTAACCAAACCCTCGTCACTTCTTTCCAATCAAGCCTCACAGCCCTGTTGGATTCTTTATCCACTAAAGCTTCCGAAAACAACAGCTTCTACAACGATACCTCTAATGGCATCTATGGCCTCTTCCTCTGCCGTGGTGATGTTAACACTAGTACCTGCCAAAGCTGCGTCAGCTCTGCTGGTCAACAGATCAGAAGTCTGTGTCTATCTAATAGAACTGCCATCATCTGGTTCGATGAATGCATGTTAAGGTACTCCGATACTAATTTCTTTGGAGTGCAACAGATGTTGCCAGGGGTGTTCATGTGGAATGTCGGGAATAGAACTTCACCTGATGAACCTAATTTTGGAGGACTATCTCTAATGTACGGACTAATAGAAGAAGCTGGAATAGATCATATGTTGTTCAAGGCAGGTATCAGGACTGCGGGTAATGGGTCTCAGAATGGATATGGGTTGGTTCAGTGTACTAGAGATATCGATCCTGCTTCATGCAAGGATTGTTTGTCACAGTTGATGACTGATGCCAATGGGTGTTgcgaaaagaagaaagggtggcgCGTTTTGGCCCCAAGTTGCAATATAAGGTATGAGAACTACTCATTCTTTCAGCAAGTACCACCTACGCCGTCACCGCTCCAACCTGTGCCCGAAGCACCACAGCCACTTCCCGATAATG GAGGAGGGGGAGGAAAGAATACAACAAAGATCGTAGTCATTACCGTAACATCAATTGCAGTAGTTGCGGCCCTCTTGGGTTTCTGGTATTATTCATCCTTTTGCAGGAGGAAAAGAAACGAAG AAGAAGAAATTATGTTAGGAAACGGGGAAGCTTTACCATCAATATACTTCATGGGCGGAAGTATCCATGCCAGGGATCAAGACAACAGTACTGGAGAAATGCATTACTTCGATTTAAGTACCATGCAGGCtgctacaaataatttttctgatGCAAATAAGCTTGGAGAAGGCGGTTTCGGCCCAGTTTACAAG GGAAAGCTGATTAATGGAAACGAAATAGCAGTTAAAAGGCTTTCAATGAAATCTAAACAAGGTCTTGAAGAGTTCAAGAATGAAGTGTTGTTAATTGTCAAACTTCAACACAAACATCTAGTGAGGCTCTTGGGATGCTGCTTGGAAGGAGGTGAAAAGCTTCTAGTCTATGAGTACATGGCCAACACTAGTCTTGATGCCTTCCTGTTTg ATCCAAAAAAAAGTGCATCACTAGATTGGACTAAGCGCAAAAACATTCTCAATGGGATCGCTAGGGGCCTTCTATATCTACATGAAGACTCCCGGCTCAAAATCATCCATAGAGATATGAAAGCAAGCAATGTATTGTTAGATGATGAGATGAATCCAAAGATATCTGATTTTGGTACTGCTAGGATTTTCGATGGTGATCAAGTAGAAGCAAACACGAACAGAGTTGTGGGCACATA TGGATACATGGCACCAGAATATGCAATGGAGGGGCTATTTTCAGTAAAGTCCGATGTCTACAGCTTTGGAGTTTTAATGCTAGAAATCATAAGTGGGAAAAAGAACATGGGCTTCTATCATCCAGAGCATGCAAAAAGCCTTCTCCCACAT GCATGGCGAGTATGGAATGAAG GAAGATCCCAATGA
- the LOC133867908 gene encoding cysteine-rich receptor-like protein kinase 25 isoform X1, whose product MFLFQKAFLFLLFVGCVLIGSINSQPTYNYKFCEDPSNQTLVTSFQSSLTALLDSLSTKASENNSFYNDTSNGIYGLFLCRGDVNTSTCQSCVSSAGQQIRSLCLSNRTAIIWFDECMLRYSDTNFFGVQQMLPGVFMWNVGNRTSPDEPNFGGLSLMYGLIEEAGIDHMLFKAGIRTAGNGSQNGYGLVQCTRDIDPASCKDCLSQLMTDANGCCEKKKGWRVLAPSCNIRYENYSFFQQVPPTPSPLQPVPEAPQPLPDNGGGGGKNTTKIVVITVTSIAVVAALLGFWYYSSFCRRKRNEEEEIMLGNGEALPSIYFMGGSIHARDQDNSTGEMHYFDLSTMQAATNNFSDANKLGEGGFGPVYKGKLINGNEIAVKRLSMKSKQGLEEFKNEVLLIVKLQHKHLVRLLGCCLEGGEKLLVYEYMANTSLDAFLFDPKKSASLDWTKRKNILNGIARGLLYLHEDSRLKIIHRDMKASNVLLDDEMNPKISDFGTARIFDGDQVEANTNRVVGTYGYMAPEYAMEGLFSVKSDVYSFGVLMLEIISGKKNMGFYHPEHAKSLLPHAWRVWNEGKGQELIDQNLVDTFPGSEALRLIHIALLCVQEDPNERPTMSLVVLMLGSSSINLPRPLAPPFSLGRSILSDQSSTTGAMIAFSASDQSSTSAST is encoded by the exons atgtttttgttCCAAAAagcctttctttttctattatttgtaGGCTGTGTGCTTATTGGCTCCATTAATTCCCAGCCAACTTATAATTACAAGTTTTGTGAAGATCCATCTAACCAAACCCTCGTCACTTCTTTCCAATCAAGCCTCACAGCCCTGTTGGATTCTTTATCCACTAAAGCTTCCGAAAACAACAGCTTCTACAACGATACCTCTAATGGCATCTATGGCCTCTTCCTCTGCCGTGGTGATGTTAACACTAGTACCTGCCAAAGCTGCGTCAGCTCTGCTGGTCAACAGATCAGAAGTCTGTGTCTATCTAATAGAACTGCCATCATCTGGTTCGATGAATGCATGTTAAGGTACTCCGATACTAATTTCTTTGGAGTGCAACAGATGTTGCCAGGGGTGTTCATGTGGAATGTCGGGAATAGAACTTCACCTGATGAACCTAATTTTGGAGGACTATCTCTAATGTACGGACTAATAGAAGAAGCTGGAATAGATCATATGTTGTTCAAGGCAGGTATCAGGACTGCGGGTAATGGGTCTCAGAATGGATATGGGTTGGTTCAGTGTACTAGAGATATCGATCCTGCTTCATGCAAGGATTGTTTGTCACAGTTGATGACTGATGCCAATGGGTGTTgcgaaaagaagaaagggtggcgCGTTTTGGCCCCAAGTTGCAATATAAGGTATGAGAACTACTCATTCTTTCAGCAAGTACCACCTACGCCGTCACCGCTCCAACCTGTGCCCGAAGCACCACAGCCACTTCCCGATAATG GAGGAGGGGGAGGAAAGAATACAACAAAGATCGTAGTCATTACCGTAACATCAATTGCAGTAGTTGCGGCCCTCTTGGGTTTCTGGTATTATTCATCCTTTTGCAGGAGGAAAAGAAACGAAG AAGAAGAAATTATGTTAGGAAACGGGGAAGCTTTACCATCAATATACTTCATGGGCGGAAGTATCCATGCCAGGGATCAAGACAACAGTACTGGAGAAATGCATTACTTCGATTTAAGTACCATGCAGGCtgctacaaataatttttctgatGCAAATAAGCTTGGAGAAGGCGGTTTCGGCCCAGTTTACAAG GGAAAGCTGATTAATGGAAACGAAATAGCAGTTAAAAGGCTTTCAATGAAATCTAAACAAGGTCTTGAAGAGTTCAAGAATGAAGTGTTGTTAATTGTCAAACTTCAACACAAACATCTAGTGAGGCTCTTGGGATGCTGCTTGGAAGGAGGTGAAAAGCTTCTAGTCTATGAGTACATGGCCAACACTAGTCTTGATGCCTTCCTGTTTg ATCCAAAAAAAAGTGCATCACTAGATTGGACTAAGCGCAAAAACATTCTCAATGGGATCGCTAGGGGCCTTCTATATCTACATGAAGACTCCCGGCTCAAAATCATCCATAGAGATATGAAAGCAAGCAATGTATTGTTAGATGATGAGATGAATCCAAAGATATCTGATTTTGGTACTGCTAGGATTTTCGATGGTGATCAAGTAGAAGCAAACACGAACAGAGTTGTGGGCACATA TGGATACATGGCACCAGAATATGCAATGGAGGGGCTATTTTCAGTAAAGTCCGATGTCTACAGCTTTGGAGTTTTAATGCTAGAAATCATAAGTGGGAAAAAGAACATGGGCTTCTATCATCCAGAGCATGCAAAAAGCCTTCTCCCACAT GCATGGCGAGTATGGAATGAAGGTAAAGGACAGGAGTTGATAGATCAGAATTTAGTCGACACTTTTCCTGGAAGCGAGGCTCTGAGATTGATCCATATCGCATTGTTGTGTGTTCAGGAAGATCCCAATGAAAGACCTACAATGTCATTGGTCGTCCTCATGCTTGGAAGCAGCTC